In the genome of Lathyrus oleraceus cultivar Zhongwan6 chromosome 4, CAAS_Psat_ZW6_1.0, whole genome shotgun sequence, the window agatctctccgggcaccctttcaacccttttgtttttattttctttgttgTGTGGGTGTGCACCCTTCTTCTTTTTGTGGAgtttgttaggagtcggatgtaagtccatttattggcattctgtttcctgtttgcgtttgtttgttcggagtcggatgtaagtccatctattggcattctgtttcctgtttgttgtttgtttgttttgaggagtcggaagtaagtccatctattggcattctgtttcctgttaTGTGTgttcttttgacgtctcagcgtctcctttcagtgtttgtttcggcgtgcgttagccgagctacgagtgctctgattctttcttggttagagaagatacgtatgcataggatgtgatgtcctagcgagcatgtctcccaTTTCCCCaaactacgttgactctgatgttagtttctgacaaactacgtaggcctaggatgcgacatcctaccGAGTCCATTCCCTCCGTCTCTTTCACCTGTTTTGTTATTCCAGTgtgtgcaatttctttgagcagtttatcagcaaccttttcctattcttttgagcgtggatcccgtcgagtacggcggacgtgaggggtgctaataccttccccttgcgtaaccgactcccgtaccttgcaatctctggtcgtaagaccgttcctttccctttcttaggttagtcctgcgctccctttccgtcagaggatgaataacgtcggtggcggctctgtgtttttcccgccggttatTTTTTGCGTTGCGACACTCATCATTGtttgcagacctctcactagaggtgtgggcttcagcttccttagcatgTTCAATATGTTCATcttcagcttgctccaagcttgcaatcaagGCTTCCAACGATTGTTTCCTAGCTGTTACTACCCTTATCCCTTCACCCAGCTCTTTACAAGTCTCCTTAAGCTCAGCAATTGTTCCACTttttgaggctggctttttcatggaagatgtcatgacaatatcctcgacatgactgccttcaaacagtttatagtgcacagacagagcaggttttcttctactaggtaAGTCATTAGAGCAGAGAATACCAGGGTGTTGATTCAGGATAATCCCTCAGATCATAGAGGGCAAGGCAATAGGCAGCTTAACTGCATTAGTAGATGCATGCTTGATGATTTGTTCAAATataaatctaccatagtcaaaaTTCACTTTGGTTCCAACAACAAAAATAAACCTTCCAAGGGTATTAGCAATGGTGGAAATATGGTTGGTATGCACCAAATTTGCAGCTCGTATTTTATGCAATATAGCATACTTGACAGTCAACTTCCcagcaggaagatgctttttaataGGCCAACATTTCACCTGCCTAGTTGTAATCTGTCTACAAacctcattgtctgtagcttCTAATTCACCTGCACCCTCAATTTTTCTTCCCAGAAAATTGTTAATAACAGTGGGAGAGAATGTGATACACTTACCCCtcacaaacaccttgcaaaattccttgttgttcttatcagcaatatcctcaggaatgttgacaatgaattccttaactAAACCTTTATAGCATTGAGAGAACCCAGCCACAGTCTTCAACAACCCAACAGCCTttatcaggtccatgacctccttgacTTCATCAATATCTTTTCCCAACTCCCTTTCCACAACCACCCttctttgaatcacaaatttccacttggcaGCTCCATCCTCAAGATGGAAAGACATGTTATCCAAGTGCACAGCAGCAACTTTAACATGAGACTTCCTCACAATGATTTTCTTCACAGGAGAGATGACAGGGATATCTTCCTCAACATCCTCTTCAGACTCAGAATCTTCTctaaccttcctcttcttcacttcaaccttgctccaagatttggagggcCCAATACCAACAGTCTTCTTAGCTTTTCTAGCTGACATAAGTTCAGCCACAGATCTTCCTTTTCGAGTCTTCGTGCATTTAGCCACACTTGGCTTTAAATGATGAAGTAAGTTATCCTCTTGATCATCAgacctatcatcctctaggtcaTTCACATCGTTTGCATTATCATGCTTCTTAGAGTGGGAAGCATCGACAATTTTAGATGCCACATATTTTCCTTTATCAGACACAGTTTGCCCTAGAGAGCACAACCCTTCAGCAGCCATGTCCTTCTCAGAACTAGAGAAATCGTCATCCTTCTCACTATGTTGTTCAACCTTAGGAGATGGGTACATTTTAGACAGGGGAGTAGAGACTCCCTTCAGAGAATGTCTTTCATTAAGGATTCTAATGACTAGGTTTCTTATAACACGATCAGTGTGGTGTATATCTTCCTTAGAATTAGTGGCAGGAATTGAGCCAGAAGGGATACTAGAGATGTTACCTTGATTGGGGCATGCAGAAGCTGAGGCATCCATGGGATGGTTCAAATTAAGGACCTCACAGAGAATAACTGATAGAGGAACCACATCCAGAATCTCATCATCGAAAATGTCCATGGAAGGAGCGCTAACCTTTTGAATAGACTTAGTAGTTTTTGAAGTAGAAGTAttttgatgttgtgacattttggaGTTTTTATGGAAAAAGTGTAGTTTCCCTAGTAGAGGTGTGTGAGGAAGGAGCAGGAAGATGGAGTAGGTAGTGAAGTTGTGGGGGTAGCGTGTGAAGACgtaatagatggtatttccaaaacTAGGTGATGATTTGGCATAATGGGGGCACTTTATTTTAGCCACATAGACACTGATTTGCTTACTTTtcccactccatattaattgctgCAAGTCTTCATAAATGCAAAGCCCTAGTTTTCCTCTCAGGACTTCAAactgatttgcatccaaggcctttgtaaaaatatcagctaactgcatctcGGTAGCAACATACTCTAAGGCTACAATCTTATCCTCcacgagttctctaataaaatggtgacaaatatcaatatgttttgtcctgatgtgctgaataggattctttgagatgtttatagcactcaggttgtcacagtacaatgtcatgacatcttgcgtgacatcgtattcagtcagcatttgtttcatccacactagttgagaacaactacttccaactcctatgtattcagcttcagcagtagatagagaaacacaatttttcttcttactaaaccatgatattaaattgttccccaagaagaagcatcctcctgatgtgtttttcctatcatcagcactt includes:
- the LOC127137213 gene encoding uncharacterized protein LOC127137213, which encodes MQLADIFTKALDANQFEVLRGKLGLCIYEDLQQLIWSGKSKQISVYVAKIKCPHYAKSSPSFGNTIYYVFTRYPHNFTTYSIFLLLPHTPLLGKLHFFHKNSKMSQHQNTSTSKTTKSIQKVSAPSMDIFDDEILDVVPLSVILCEVLNLNHPMDASASACPNQGNISSIPSGSIPATNSKEDIHHTDRVIRNLVIRILNERHSLKGVSTPLSKMYPSPKVEQHSEKDDDFSSSEKDMAAEGLCSLGQTVSDKGKYVASKIVDASHSKKHDNANDVNDLEDDRSDDQEDNLLHHLKPSVAKCTKTRKGRSVAELMSARKAKKTVGIGPSKSWSKVEVKKRKVREDSESEEDVEEDIPVISPVKKIIVRKSHVKVAAVHLDNMSFHLEDGAAKWKFVIQRRVVVERELGKDIDEVKEVMDLIKAVGLLKTVAGFSQCYKGELEATDNEVCRQITTRQVKCWPIKKHLPAGKLTVKYAILHKIRAANLVHTNHISTIANTLGRFIFVVGTKVNFDYGRFIFEQIIKHASTNAVKLPIALPSMI